From a region of the Pirellulales bacterium genome:
- a CDS encoding arabinan endo-1,5-alpha-L-arabinosidase, translated as MAKRKRRGQHPAVRTARKWPGFAHAVGAVLAGALFLAGVVEAAITGTVTAHDPSPVVADGSMFYYYATGSSTGLITRSSSNLSAWQRGPTIFSTPPSWVTTDVPNYGGNLWAPDIEYFDGQYHLYYAASSFGSQVSAIGMATSPTLNTSSPSFGWVDQGAVIQSTTGSLYNAIDPSVFLDTNGSLWMSFGSFWQGIYLTQLNPTTGQLLNPSTPPTRIARKDTGTDAIEASYLYKRGNYYYLFVNWNDCCQGVNSTYEVRVGRSTSINGPFLDKNGVALTDGGGTLFLDDAGAILGNSAIIGPGQIGIFSDAGVDYYSFHYYDGNNNGTAKFDLLPLYWTGDNWPSAVPVPEPASWGLAVIAAVGGFLLCMLIPLATARRKLNRVKRLQQVA; from the coding sequence ATGGCAAAGAGGAAGAGACGGGGGCAACATCCGGCAGTTCGCACGGCGCGAAAGTGGCCCGGGTTTGCGCATGCCGTTGGGGCAGTGCTGGCCGGCGCGTTATTCCTGGCGGGCGTGGTGGAGGCGGCCATCACCGGCACCGTGACCGCCCACGATCCGTCGCCGGTTGTCGCCGACGGGAGCATGTTCTACTATTACGCCACGGGCAGCAGCACCGGATTGATCACGCGGTCGTCGTCGAACTTAAGTGCCTGGCAACGCGGTCCGACGATTTTTTCCACGCCGCCCTCGTGGGTCACGACCGATGTGCCCAATTACGGCGGCAACTTGTGGGCGCCCGATATTGAATACTTCGACGGGCAATATCATTTGTATTATGCGGCGTCTTCGTTCGGTAGCCAGGTGTCGGCAATCGGCATGGCCACCTCGCCCACGTTGAACACGTCGTCGCCAAGTTTCGGTTGGGTCGATCAGGGTGCGGTGATTCAATCGACCACGGGCAGCCTATATAACGCCATCGACCCGTCTGTTTTTCTGGATACGAACGGATCGCTGTGGATGTCGTTCGGTTCGTTCTGGCAGGGAATTTATTTGACGCAGTTGAATCCGACGACCGGGCAGTTGCTGAATCCGTCGACGCCGCCGACCCGCATTGCTCGGAAAGACACGGGGACCGACGCCATTGAGGCGTCGTATTTATACAAGCGCGGCAACTACTATTACTTGTTCGTCAATTGGAACGACTGCTGCCAAGGGGTGAACAGCACTTACGAAGTGCGCGTCGGCCGCAGCACCAGCATTAACGGGCCATTTTTGGATAAGAACGGCGTGGCGTTGACCGACGGGGGTGGAACACTGTTTTTAGACGACGCCGGGGCAATTCTGGGCAATAGCGCGATCATTGGGCCCGGACAAATCGGCATATTTTCCGACGCTGGGGTCGATTACTACTCGTTCCATTATTACGACGGCAACAATAACGGAACGGCCAAGTTCGATTTGCTGCCGTTGTATTGGACCGGTGACAACTGGCCTTCGGCGGTGCCGGTTCCTGAGCCTGCTTCATGGGGATTAGCGGTGATTGCCGCAGTTGGCGGCTTCCTGCTGTGCATGTTGATTCCCCTGGCCACGGCGCGGCGAAAGTTAAATCGCGTCAAACGGCTGCAACAGGTTGCTTAA
- the ricT gene encoding regulatory iron-sulfur-containing complex subunit RicT → MPKYIVRYGAMRFLGIMATRGEEVFTRGSQVVARTDRGLECSVVLSEATEESTKELKNPVQGQILRAMTPADSVELSRLLAQQRDEFIKCRELVAASGLPMELVDLEHIFGGERIVVYYLAENRVDFRDLVKQLAGEFQTRIELRQIGVRDEAKLLADYGDCGKPVCCNTHLSEMPPVSMKMAKLQKATLDPTKISGRCGRLKCCLRYEYDTYEQLQKELPPVGSEVLTQRGRQRVLAHEILAQQLLVETEDHRRLLIPAMDVLTVLKRGAEDADTGGTAGEAEA, encoded by the coding sequence ATGCCCAAATACATTGTCCGTTATGGCGCGATGCGGTTTCTGGGGATCATGGCGACCCGCGGAGAGGAAGTGTTTACGCGCGGCTCGCAAGTGGTGGCGCGCACCGACCGCGGCTTGGAATGCAGCGTGGTGCTGAGCGAGGCCACGGAAGAAAGCACGAAGGAACTGAAGAATCCCGTTCAGGGACAGATTTTACGGGCGATGACGCCAGCCGATTCAGTGGAGCTGTCGCGTCTATTGGCCCAGCAGCGCGACGAGTTTATCAAGTGCCGCGAGCTGGTGGCCGCTTCCGGCCTCCCGATGGAACTTGTCGATTTGGAACACATTTTCGGCGGCGAACGGATCGTGGTGTATTATCTGGCGGAAAATCGGGTCGATTTTCGCGATTTGGTGAAGCAGTTGGCCGGCGAGTTTCAAACCCGCATCGAATTGCGGCAGATCGGCGTGCGCGACGAAGCCAAACTATTGGCCGATTACGGCGATTGCGGCAAGCCGGTCTGCTGTAACACGCATTTGAGCGAAATGCCGCCGGTTTCGATGAAAATGGCGAAACTGCAAAAGGCCACGCTGGACCCCACAAAAATTTCCGGGCGTTGCGGGCGGCTTAAATGTTGCCTGCGTTACGAGTACGATACGTACGAGCAACTGCAGAAAGAGTTGCCGCCGGTCGGTTCCGAAGTGCTCACGCAGCGCGGCCGGCAGCGCGTGCTGGCTCACGAAATTTTAGCCCAGCAATTGTTGGTGGAGACGGAAGACCATCGTCGGTTGCTGATTCCCGCGATGGATGTGCTGACGGTTCTGAAACGAGGAGCCGAAGACGCCGACACCGGCGGAACGGCCGGCGAAGCGGAAGCGTGA
- a CDS encoding co-chaperone GroES, protein MSATATKSKPKTSSKTRLQPLGDRVVVERDESETRTSGGILLPDTAKNKPARGTVISVGDGKLTDDGKRKPLQVKPGDRVLFTSYAGEQFKVGDNELLLMHEEAFWR, encoded by the coding sequence ATGAGTGCGACGGCAACTAAATCCAAACCCAAAACCTCGAGCAAGACACGTCTGCAACCCTTGGGCGACCGCGTAGTCGTGGAACGTGACGAATCGGAAACACGCACCTCCGGCGGCATTTTGCTCCCCGACACCGCCAAGAACAAGCCGGCCCGGGGAACGGTCATTAGCGTCGGCGACGGCAAGCTCACCGACGACGGCAAACGCAAGCCGCTGCAAGTCAAACCGGGCGACCGCGTGCTGTTCACCAGTTACGCTGGCGAACAATTCAAAGTCGGCGACAACGAACTGCTGCTCATGCACGAAGAAGCATTCTGGCGGTGA
- the groL gene encoding chaperonin GroEL (60 kDa chaperone family; promotes refolding of misfolded polypeptides especially under stressful conditions; forms two stacked rings of heptamers to form a barrel-shaped 14mer; ends can be capped by GroES; misfolded proteins enter the barrel where they are refolded when GroES binds), whose amino-acid sequence MAKMIAFDQEAREAMRRGVSKLARAVKVTLGPKGRNVILQKSFGSPTVTKDGVTVAKEIDLEDVYENMGARMVREVASKTSDVAGDGTTTATVLAEAIFNEGLKAVVAGVNPIHMKNGIEKAVADIIDKLHKMSIKIKGKTEMAQVATVAANNDPEIGSILADAMERVGKDGVITVDEGKSLKTETEWVEGMQFDRGYLSPYFVTNPQQMKCELEDAYILVYEKKISNVKELVPVLEQVVNAGKPLLIVAEEVEGEALATLVINRLRGTFAVCAVKAPGYGDRRKAMLEDIAVLTGATPVFESLGTKLESLTLADLGRAKKVIVDKDNTTIIEGAGKSTEIKGRIESIRREISTSTSDYDKEKLEERLAKLAGGVAKVNVGAATESEMKERKARVEDALHATRAAVEEGILPGGGVALLRASTSLKPEGLQHDEEVGYNIVVRACRAPLTMIAANAGQDGSVVCEKVAELKGNHGYNAATSEYEDLVKAGVIDPTKVTRTALQNAASVATLLLTSDALIADKPKEEKGKKGPAGHGGYDDMY is encoded by the coding sequence ATGGCAAAGATGATTGCTTTCGATCAGGAAGCCCGCGAGGCAATGCGGCGCGGCGTTTCCAAATTGGCCCGGGCCGTCAAAGTCACGCTGGGCCCCAAAGGCCGCAACGTCATTCTGCAAAAAAGTTTTGGCTCGCCGACCGTTACCAAAGACGGCGTGACCGTGGCCAAGGAGATCGACCTGGAAGACGTGTACGAAAACATGGGCGCCCGGATGGTGCGGGAAGTAGCGAGCAAAACCAGCGACGTGGCCGGCGACGGCACGACCACCGCCACGGTCCTGGCCGAAGCCATTTTCAACGAGGGGCTGAAGGCCGTCGTGGCGGGCGTGAACCCCATTCACATGAAAAACGGCATTGAAAAGGCCGTGGCCGACATCATCGACAAGCTGCACAAAATGTCGATCAAAATCAAAGGCAAAACCGAAATGGCCCAAGTCGCCACGGTGGCCGCCAACAACGATCCGGAAATCGGCAGCATTTTGGCCGACGCCATGGAGCGCGTCGGCAAAGACGGCGTCATCACCGTCGACGAAGGCAAAAGCCTCAAGACCGAAACCGAATGGGTCGAAGGCATGCAGTTCGACCGCGGTTATCTCTCGCCGTACTTCGTGACCAATCCGCAGCAAATGAAGTGCGAATTGGAAGACGCGTACATTTTGGTTTACGAAAAGAAAATTTCCAACGTTAAGGAACTTGTTCCGGTTCTGGAGCAAGTGGTGAATGCCGGCAAGCCGCTGTTGATTGTGGCCGAAGAAGTGGAAGGCGAGGCGCTGGCCACGCTCGTCATCAATCGGTTGCGGGGCACGTTTGCAGTGTGCGCCGTCAAGGCGCCGGGCTATGGCGATCGCCGCAAGGCCATGCTGGAAGACATTGCTGTGTTGACCGGCGCAACGCCGGTGTTCGAAAGCCTGGGCACCAAGCTGGAAAGCCTGACGCTGGCCGACTTGGGCCGCGCCAAGAAAGTGATTGTCGACAAAGACAACACCACGATTATCGAAGGCGCGGGCAAAAGCACGGAAATCAAGGGGCGGATTGAATCCATCCGCCGCGAAATCTCCACCTCCACCAGCGATTATGACAAGGAAAAGCTGGAAGAACGGCTGGCCAAGTTGGCCGGCGGCGTCGCCAAAGTGAACGTGGGCGCCGCGACTGAAAGCGAAATGAAGGAGCGCAAAGCCCGCGTCGAAGATGCCCTGCACGCCACGCGTGCGGCGGTAGAAGAAGGCATTTTGCCCGGCGGCGGCGTGGCGCTGTTGCGGGCCAGCACATCACTCAAGCCGGAAGGTTTGCAGCACGACGAAGAAGTGGGCTACAACATTGTCGTGCGTGCCTGCCGTGCTCCGCTGACAATGATTGCCGCTAACGCCGGCCAAGACGGCTCCGTGGTGTGCGAGAAAGTTGCTGAACTGAAAGGAAACCACGGTTACAACGCGGCCACCAGCGAGTACGAAGATTTGGTCAAGGCCGGCGTGATCGACCCCACCAAGGTTACCCGCACGGCATTACAAAACGCCGCCAGTGTGGCCACGCTGTTATTGACCAGCGACGCCCTAATTGCCGACAAACCGAAAGAGGAAAAAGGCAAGAAAGGCCCAGCCGGCCACGGCGGCTACGACGACATGTATTAA
- the tyrS gene encoding tyrosine--tRNA ligase, translating to MIDIITELTWRGLIHQTTEPAPQMAAWLNEKPRAVYAGFDPTADSLHVGHLIPLLMLRRFQQAGHKPIAVVGGATGMIGDPSGKSEERNLLSKESLQKNVDGMAAQMRRFLDFDSPSKSAALLVNNFDWMNRFSYLEFLRDVGKHFPVNVMLAKDSVKGRLERDSGISYTEFSYMLLQAYDFVYLYQNHGCEMQIGGSDQWGNITAGIDLARRMHGVQLYGLTNPLLTKSDGGKMGKTESGTLWLSAQRTSPYQFYQYWINVDDADAGKCLRFLTELSQADVEPLDAARTANPGQRESQRRLAEELTRMVHGESGLTAAQRATEIFFGAEISQLNDKQLGEIFADVPSRELPRNRLAGEGLPLVEALVESGLAKSKGDARRTIQQGGAYVNNRRIGELEAKLTAAHLASETVMVLRSGKKSYALLRFVE from the coding sequence ATGATCGATATCATCACCGAACTCACGTGGCGCGGGCTCATCCATCAAACGACCGAGCCGGCGCCACAAATGGCCGCCTGGCTGAACGAAAAGCCCCGCGCGGTTTACGCCGGGTTCGATCCCACGGCCGACAGTTTGCACGTGGGCCATTTAATTCCGCTGCTCATGCTGCGGCGTTTTCAGCAGGCCGGCCACAAGCCCATTGCCGTGGTGGGCGGCGCGACCGGCATGATTGGCGACCCCAGTGGCAAAAGCGAGGAGCGCAATCTGCTCTCTAAAGAGTCGCTGCAAAAAAATGTCGATGGTATGGCGGCGCAAATGCGGCGGTTCCTCGATTTCGATTCCCCCAGCAAAAGCGCCGCCCTGCTCGTGAATAACTTCGATTGGATGAACCGTTTCAGCTATCTCGAATTCCTGCGCGATGTCGGCAAGCATTTTCCCGTGAACGTGATGCTCGCCAAAGATTCCGTCAAAGGCCGCCTGGAGCGCGACAGCGGCATCAGCTACACGGAATTCAGCTACATGTTGCTGCAAGCCTACGATTTTGTGTATCTCTACCAAAATCACGGCTGCGAAATGCAAATCGGCGGCAGCGATCAATGGGGCAACATCACCGCCGGCATCGACTTGGCCCGCCGCATGCACGGCGTGCAACTGTACGGCCTCACCAACCCGCTGCTCACGAAAAGCGACGGGGGAAAAATGGGCAAGACCGAAAGCGGCACGCTCTGGCTATCTGCCCAGCGCACCAGCCCGTACCAGTTTTATCAATACTGGATCAACGTCGACGATGCCGATGCCGGCAAGTGCCTGCGCTTTCTCACCGAATTATCGCAGGCCGACGTGGAACCGCTCGATGCCGCCAGAACCGCCAATCCCGGCCAGCGCGAAAGCCAGCGCCGTCTGGCCGAGGAACTTACGCGCATGGTTCACGGCGAATCGGGCTTAACTGCCGCCCAGCGCGCCACCGAAATTTTCTTCGGCGCGGAAATCAGCCAGTTGAACGATAAACAACTGGGCGAAATTTTCGCTGATGTGCCCAGCCGAGAACTCCCGCGCAACCGGCTGGCAGGCGAAGGCCTGCCGCTGGTCGAAGCCCTGGTCGAAAGCGGCCTGGCGAAAAGCAAAGGCGACGCCCGCCGCACCATCCAGCAAGGGGGCGCTTACGTCAACAACCGCCGCATCGGCGAACTTGAAGCGAAGCTGACCGCCGCACATTTAGCCAGCGAAACCGTCATGGTTCTCCGCAGCGGCAAAAAATCGTACGCCCTGCTGCGGTTTGTGGAATAG
- a CDS encoding Minf_1886 family protein, with amino-acid sequence MLDPAHPLAKLLQSDKRYKFEAYAFVFESLNYAQEKMGLGQEQPTEEEEAEPTAKHKEEPAAKRKQEPTAKRKEEPEAKRKRKLERHMTGQQLCEAIRQYALEQFGLMAKAVLNSWGVRSTSDIGNIVFNLIEIGQMRKTKQDSREDFNDVFDFDTALVRDFKITPAPQAQAE; translated from the coding sequence ATGCTTGATCCTGCCCATCCACTTGCCAAACTTTTGCAGAGCGACAAACGCTATAAGTTCGAAGCGTATGCTTTCGTGTTCGAATCACTGAATTATGCCCAAGAGAAAATGGGGCTCGGGCAGGAACAACCCACCGAAGAGGAAGAGGCGGAGCCGACCGCTAAACACAAAGAAGAACCCGCGGCCAAACGCAAACAGGAGCCCACGGCTAAACGCAAGGAGGAACCGGAGGCTAAACGCAAGCGCAAATTGGAGCGCCACATGACCGGCCAGCAATTGTGCGAGGCCATTCGCCAGTATGCCTTGGAGCAATTCGGACTGATGGCTAAGGCCGTGCTGAATAGTTGGGGCGTGCGCAGCACCAGCGATATTGGAAATATCGTGTTCAATTTGATCGAGATTGGGCAGATGCGGAAAACCAAACAGGACAGCCGCGAAGATTTTAACGACGTATTCGATTTCGACACGGCCTTGGTGCGCGACTTTAAAATTACGCCGGCCCCGCAAGCCCAAGCGGAATGA
- the ispD gene encoding 2-C-methyl-D-erythritol 4-phosphate cytidylyltransferase has translation MPTFAVILAAAGKSSRFKDKNYKKPFAPLEGRPVWLHSAEKFLNRPDVPQLILVISAEDREYFQSKFAANAAILGIDVVDGGAERADSIQKALEKVKPEIDFIAVHDAARPCIANEWIDEIFSAAVKTGAAIPAIPVGNTLKRVSGGVIVETVSRDGLWEAQTPQVFRRELLLKAYAQRGGFVATDDAQLVERTGQKVNIVPGSSINLKITNREDLRLAELALKALPKAKLLGPTNPMDDMWR, from the coding sequence ATGCCCACGTTTGCCGTCATCCTCGCCGCAGCCGGAAAAAGCAGCCGATTCAAAGATAAAAATTACAAAAAACCCTTTGCGCCGTTGGAAGGCCGGCCCGTCTGGCTCCACTCGGCCGAAAAATTTTTGAACCGCCCCGACGTGCCGCAGTTGATTTTGGTCATCTCAGCCGAAGACCGAGAATACTTTCAATCCAAATTCGCCGCCAACGCCGCCATTCTCGGCATCGACGTGGTCGATGGCGGCGCGGAACGGGCCGATTCAATTCAAAAGGCGCTGGAAAAAGTGAAACCGGAAATCGATTTCATTGCTGTGCACGATGCCGCCCGGCCGTGCATCGCCAACGAGTGGATCGACGAAATTTTTTCCGCCGCCGTCAAAACCGGCGCCGCCATTCCGGCCATTCCGGTGGGCAATACGCTCAAGCGCGTCAGCGGCGGCGTCATTGTCGAAACTGTTTCCCGCGACGGCCTGTGGGAAGCGCAAACGCCGCAAGTATTTCGGCGCGAGTTGTTGCTCAAAGCCTACGCGCAGCGCGGCGGTTTTGTCGCCACCGACGATGCCCAACTCGTCGAGCGCACCGGGCAAAAAGTGAACATCGTGCCCGGCTCCAGTATCAATCTAAAAATTACGAATCGCGAAGATTTGCGCCTGGCCGAACTGGCCCTGAAAGCGCTCCCCAAGGCCAAACTGCTAGGACCGACAAACCCCATGGACGATATGTGGCGGTGA
- a CDS encoding biotin--[acetyl-CoA-carboxylase] ligase yields the protein MIDTQALLSSTFLAHAEHHPELDSTQTRARALADEAAAGRIALPALVVAETQTAGRGRASNRWWTGEGSLAFSLLVDPQQFGFERRMVPRLSLAVGVALIDALAPRLAEQPLGLHWPNDVFVGGKKLAGILVEVLPAGYHIIGVGLNSNNTATDAPPPLRNAIATLRDLTGRTHDHTELLLAILENMEAALVQLGQPLEILGQRFDMLCLQRGKMLTVYQGEQTITGRCAGIAPDGALLLDTTAGRREITSGTLHPPADW from the coding sequence ATGATTGATACCCAAGCACTTCTGAGCAGCACGTTTCTGGCGCACGCCGAGCATCATCCGGAGCTGGATAGCACGCAAACGCGCGCCCGGGCTTTGGCCGACGAGGCTGCCGCCGGCCGAATCGCGCTGCCGGCGCTGGTTGTGGCCGAAACTCAAACCGCGGGCCGCGGCCGGGCCAGCAATCGCTGGTGGACGGGTGAGGGTAGCTTGGCGTTTAGCCTGCTGGTTGATCCGCAACAGTTCGGTTTCGAGCGCCGCATGGTGCCTCGGCTGTCGCTGGCCGTCGGTGTGGCCTTGATCGATGCGCTGGCTCCGCGGCTGGCGGAACAACCGCTGGGTCTGCACTGGCCCAACGATGTTTTTGTCGGCGGCAAAAAGCTGGCGGGCATTTTGGTCGAAGTGCTGCCGGCTGGGTACCACATCATTGGCGTTGGCCTGAACAGCAACAACACGGCCACGGATGCGCCGCCGCCGTTGCGGAATGCTATCGCCACGCTGCGCGATCTCACCGGCCGCACGCACGATCACACGGAATTGCTGCTGGCCATTTTGGAAAACATGGAAGCCGCGCTCGTGCAACTGGGCCAGCCGCTGGAAATTCTCGGCCAGCGATTCGATATGCTGTGCCTGCAGCGCGGCAAAATGCTGACGGTTTATCAGGGAGAACAAACCATCACCGGCCGCTGCGCTGGGATTGCGCCCGATGGCGCACTGCTGTTGGATACGACAGCAGGCCGCCGTGAAATCACCAGCGGCACGCTGCATCCACCGGCGGATTGGTGA
- a CDS encoding SAM-dependent methyltransferase, producing the protein MSPPNFIFVTCQCGAEAAVKAEIARKWPAFRFAFSRPGFLTFKIPPGAALADDFDLHSAFARAYGFSLGKADGETLDERARQVWQLAAEREFEVLHVWQRDLHEPGYRGYEPGLTEAATQADSAIRAQGAERSAQELSTPGEKLTPPSASGLASASSGLAVVVKKARHYEPPNSARATQLVLDCVIVEPNQWWIGYHRASSICSRWPGGMFPLELPADAVSRAYLKMEEALAWSRMPLKAGDVWAEIGSAPGGASQALLRHSLKVIGIDPADMDQHVLANPHFTHWKKRGADIRRREFRKVKYLAADINVAPAYTLDTVEAIVTHPEVKIQGLLLTLKLLDWKLAEQLPEFLDRIRSWGYSHVRARQLHHNRQEVCVAARRKEK; encoded by the coding sequence ATGTCGCCGCCAAACTTTATTTTCGTCACCTGCCAATGCGGCGCGGAAGCCGCCGTGAAAGCGGAAATCGCCCGTAAGTGGCCGGCCTTTCGGTTCGCATTCTCTCGGCCCGGTTTTCTCACGTTCAAAATCCCGCCGGGCGCGGCGCTGGCCGACGATTTTGATTTGCACAGCGCCTTCGCCCGGGCCTATGGTTTTTCGTTAGGCAAAGCGGATGGCGAGACCCTCGACGAACGCGCTCGCCAGGTGTGGCAGTTGGCCGCCGAGCGCGAGTTTGAAGTGCTGCACGTTTGGCAGCGCGATTTGCACGAGCCGGGCTATCGCGGTTACGAACCGGGTTTGACCGAAGCCGCCACGCAGGCCGATTCCGCAATTCGCGCGCAGGGCGCTGAGCGATCGGCGCAGGAATTGTCGACGCCCGGTGAAAAATTAACGCCTCCATCCGCTAGCGGTTTAGCAAGCGCCTCGAGCGGTTTAGCGGTCGTCGTTAAAAAGGCGCGGCATTATGAGCCGCCGAACTCCGCGCGCGCCACTCAGCTCGTGCTCGATTGCGTCATCGTCGAACCCAATCAATGGTGGATCGGTTATCATCGGGCGAGTTCCATTTGCTCGCGCTGGCCCGGCGGAATGTTTCCGCTGGAATTGCCCGCCGATGCGGTTTCGCGGGCATATTTGAAAATGGAAGAAGCGCTGGCCTGGTCGCGCATGCCGCTGAAAGCCGGCGACGTGTGGGCGGAAATTGGCAGCGCGCCCGGCGGAGCCAGTCAGGCGCTGCTACGCCACAGCCTGAAAGTGATCGGCATCGATCCGGCCGACATGGACCAGCACGTGCTGGCAAATCCCCATTTCACGCATTGGAAAAAACGGGGCGCCGACATCCGCCGCCGCGAATTTCGCAAAGTGAAATATTTGGCCGCCGACATCAACGTCGCGCCGGCATACACGCTTGATACCGTCGAAGCCATTGTCACGCACCCGGAAGTCAAAATTCAGGGGCTACTGTTGACGCTGAAGCTGCTCGATTGGAAATTGGCCGAACAACTTCCGGAATTTCTCGACCGAATTCGCTCCTGGGGCTACAGCCACGTCCGCGCCCGCCAACTGCACCACAACCGGCAGGAAGTGTGCGTGGCGGCGCGGCGAAAGGAAAAGTAG
- a CDS encoding four helix bundle protein, with protein MSIQNYRDLIAWQKSMDLAEMVYQATAHFPADERFGLTQQMRRAVVSIPSNIAEGHARRSTQEYRRFLSIANGSRAEIGTQVLLSARLKYFDDAQRANLIEQIEEVGRLINGLLNSLPNRG; from the coding sequence ATGAGCATCCAAAATTATCGAGATTTGATTGCTTGGCAAAAAAGCATGGACTTAGCCGAGATGGTTTACCAGGCTACCGCCCATTTTCCCGCTGACGAACGATTTGGCTTGACACAGCAAATGCGCCGGGCTGTTGTTTCAATTCCTTCAAATATTGCAGAAGGCCATGCACGCCGAAGCACGCAAGAATATCGCCGGTTCTTATCGATTGCGAACGGATCCCGGGCAGAAATCGGAACTCAGGTTTTATTGTCGGCCAGACTAAAGTATTTTGACGATGCCCAACGTGCTAATTTAATCGAGCAGATTGAAGAAGTCGGTCGTTTAATTAATGGGTTATTAAATTCACTTCCAAACAGAGGATAG
- a CDS encoding co-chaperone GroES — protein MNVVPVGNHVVIKRMEGEKKTAGGIVLPDSAQQKPQQGRVLSVGDGRRRKDGARLQSQVQEGDRVLFSTYSGMEVEVDGEKLLIMTEDDILAVID, from the coding sequence ATGAACGTGGTGCCAGTGGGGAATCATGTCGTAATTAAGCGTATGGAGGGAGAGAAAAAAACAGCCGGCGGCATTGTCCTGCCAGATAGCGCCCAGCAAAAGCCGCAGCAGGGGCGCGTGCTTTCGGTCGGCGACGGCCGGCGACGCAAAGACGGCGCCCGCCTGCAAAGCCAGGTTCAAGAAGGCGATCGAGTGCTGTTTTCGACGTATTCGGGCATGGAAGTGGAAGTCGACGGCGAAAAATTGCTGATTATGACCGAAGACGATATTTTGGCGGTGATCGATTAG